A window of Quercus robur chromosome 12, dhQueRobu3.1, whole genome shotgun sequence genomic DNA:
TGAAGAGCTACCATGATTGTCAGACACACGCCAACTTGAATCATGTTTTGCCTAGTGAGTTGTACAGCATGACCTCTCCATGGCCATTCTCAATTTGGGGCATAGATGTGATAAGAAGAATAGCTCCTAAGGTTTCGAACGGGCATGAGTACATTTTAGTGGCaattgactacttcactaagtgggtggaagcaGCCTCCTACTCCATGTTGAAGGCTAAGCATGTGGCTCGGTTCTTAGAAAACAACATCATATGTTGGTTTAGGGTGCCTCAAGGGATCATTTTTGATAATGGTTCTCATTTTGAAGGTAAAGTCCAAAGGGTCATGGAAGAATATGGCATTGAGCATCACAAGTCTTCACCGTATCTACCGCAAGCTAATGGGCCGTAGAAGTAGCCAATAAGAATGTGAAGAATATCATAGCCAAGATGGTAGTGGCACACAAAGATTGGGCCGAGAAAATTCCATTTGCCCTATGAGGTTATAGAACTTCTATCTGAGCATTGACTAGGGCAACACCTTACTATTTGGTTTATGGTAGTGAGGCAGTGCTTCCTATTAATGTGGAGATACAATCTTTGAGGGTATTGGTAAAGACTAAGGTCCTAGAAGAGGATTAGGCTAAGGCAAGATATGAACAATTGGCTTTGATAGATGAGAAGAGAGCTAGGGCACAATACCATGCATTAGGATACCAAAAAATGATTGCTAGAGCATTCAACAAGAAAGTGAAACCAAGAAACCTTAAGGAAGGGGACTTGGTCCTAAAGGTGCTTAGAGATGATAATTTTGATccaagaggaaaaataaaacctaGGTAGTCTAGTCCTTTTATCATTAAGAAGATCATATCTAAAGGTGCTACAAGAATCATGGATTTGGATGGGGAAGAGATGCTTCACCCCATTAACATGGATAGACTCCGGAAATAccacatttaaaagaaaaaaaaaaaaagcctgctaggttgaaaacccgaaaggacAGCCTAGACAAAAATTAAGGTAAAAGAACCCCGCTAGATTGAAAACTCGAAAGGGTAAtctaggcaaaagttaaggGAAAAGACCATGGGCATGGCGAAAATTCCTCAAAGGACGTCATGGGCAAAAATTACatagcaaaggaaaaagaaaaataaaaaaaagaagaaaaaaacaataaaagagatgacaataagcaaagataataaaaaagggaaattcTCTCATTGCTCAAATTAAAGGATAATAAGTTTGTTTTCATAGGGGATTTGAAACAttccaatcctttattaaattcaaaaacaaaaacataagattcataaaagtacaaaaaagtaaaacatggGGCATATCAAGGCGGTCACTCAGTCCTTCTTATCTTCTTGCTAGTCTTCATATGAGCCTTTTCATCCTTTAAAATCTACTTCATGTCATCCACCAACCATTGCTTGTAGCTTGCAGTGGGGTAGATATATTTGGGAGGAACAATTTCTTTCATCACCCTACAACGTGGCCAAGCTTCACTAATCCTACCCAAGATCCTATTGGTGAACACCATAGTGTGGAAGGCACCCTTATCATCAGGAGCTCCTTGATGCTCTCCAAATTGCCTTGAGATACAATAAGTGGAGTAGTAAGAGCAGCAACAAAGCCCAACCAAAGTCACATAATGATCCTTGCAACAACTATGGACCATGCTTGAGATATGTCACCATTCCACGATCCACTAAATGTCGGTCTCCTTTAGGCGACTCATAAGCTCCATGTAGGCTTCAAAACCCAAGACATCTCGAAGCCGGCAATCCCTAAGGTGCCTAGAAAGGTAGGTACTGAAGGGCACAGTAGGAGGATGAAGCAGCCGAAGCCTCTCTTGTAGCCAAATctgtagggaaaaaaaaaggagagaagagagggagaaaaaaaaaagtggagagcataagtgaaaaaaataaatgaagagaCAAAGATGAAAGGTGATATAAGGTGCCTCGATGGGTTGAAAACCTCAAGGAAATCCATGCAAAATTAGAGGAATCTTGCTAGGTTAAGAACATAGGCAAAAGCTAGGGATTATACCTGAAGACGAAGAGGACTTCCTGTAATGAAACTTGTTTCCTTCCTCTGAAAAGGCATCCAAGCCATTGAGAGTTTCCACCAAGATCAAGCCT
This region includes:
- the LOC126708279 gene encoding uncharacterized protein LOC126708279; this translates as MATQYILYRGQLYRRSYDSVHLRCLKKEEAVRVMEEVHQGICGSHMNGRMLAKKILRVRYHWNMKEVDCVGYVKSYHDCQTHANLNHVLPSELYSMTSPWPFSIWGIDVIRRIAPKVSNGHEYILVAIDYFTKWVEAASYSMLKAKHVARFLENNIICWFRVPQGIIFDNGSHFEGKVQRVMEEYGIEHHKSSPYLPQANGP